Proteins from one Bombyx mori chromosome 1, ASM3026992v2 genomic window:
- the tan gene encoding tan protein isoform X2 yields MAGRTAVCEIQLGRRHAVPVIYVRGSHYEVGFDVGRTFSSIIKSFISNYANLRDFEREYKTDTGRNAYDKTLANMEKRFPYYVKEIRGVADGANVPFYQLFLLQMDDLIGTINDNHVPRNDTGGCSSVAFKNPQHTILGHTEDAFTETLNHFYIMSAHIIPTPEDREHGAVEERFSSLCYAGHMPGYTMGYNENGMVFSINTLSPLLLKPGNTPRTFITRKLLSAKSFPDAERILRDEGLGIGNGFSVNMIWTDTWGDTKLYNVEVAPDLKGDRSLVHVQKYDQDTLVHCNIYNRINVIEVIGEIVGSSKSRLKAIHAHAAPKTRGDIAEILSDVTGKDFQVFSMQKDAIIKTIAAGIFDVEKRTWSIYIDKPSISEPVAVLPIRFSELESNK; encoded by the exons GTACGGCAGTATGTGAGATACAACTCGGGAGACGCCATGCGGTCCCTGTTATATACGTAAGAGGCTCCCATTATGAAGTCGGCTTCGATGTG GGTCGCACATTCTCCTCCATCATCAAGAGCTTCATATCAAATTACGCTAATCTACGTGACTTTGAGCGCGAATACAAAACTGATACTGGCCGGAATGCGTACGATAAGACCCTGGCTAACATGGAGAAGCGATTCCCTTACTACGTTAAGGAGATCAGGGGTGTTGCTGATGGAGCTAACGTTCCTTTCTATCAG CTATTCCTCCTGCAAATGGATGACTTGATTGGAACCATCAACGACAACCACGTCCCACGGAACGACACCGGAGGCTGCAGTTCTGTCGCCTTCAAGAACCCACAACAT ACTATACTTGGACACACAGAGGATGCATTTACCGAAACCCTAAATCACTTCTACATTATGTCGGCGCACATCATTCCAACTCCCGAAGACAGGGAGCACGGG GCAGTAGAGGAACGGTTCTCGTCTTTATGCTACGCTGGTCACATGCCCGGGTACACCATGGGCTACAATGAAAACGGAATGGTGTTTTCCATCAACACGCTCAGCCCACTTCTGCTAAAGCCTGGAAACACTC CTCGCACATTTATAACCAGAAAGCTTCTGTCCGCCAAGAGTTTCCCGGATGCGGAACGGATCCTCCGTGACGAAGGCCTAGGAATCGGCAACGGTTTTTCGGTAAATATGATTTGGACAGACACCTGGGGGGATACCAAGCTTTACAATGTGGAAGTCGCCCCCGACCTCAAGGGAGACCGCTCGCTCGTCCACGTTCAGAAATACGACCAGGACACACTAGTACACTGtaatat TTACAACCGCATTAACGTGATTGAAGTGATTGGCGAAATAGTTGGCAGTAGCAAGTCCCGACTGAAGGCGATACACGCTCATGCTGCCCCCAAGACCAGAGGTGATATAGCTGAGATACTCTCTGATGTCACCGGCAAAGACTTCCAAGTGTTCTCGATGCAGAAGGACGCTATTATCAAGACCATCGCTGCTG GTATATTCGACGTAGAAAAAAGAACGTGGAGTATTTATATCGACAAACCCAGCATTTCGGAGCCCGTTGCAGTGCTGCCCATCAGATTCTCCGAGCTCGagtctaataaataa
- the tan gene encoding tan protein isoform X1 → MKLLNYGGVVAIFLSLFGTAVCEIQLGRRHAVPVIYVRGSHYEVGFDVGRTFSSIIKSFISNYANLRDFEREYKTDTGRNAYDKTLANMEKRFPYYVKEIRGVADGANVPFYQLFLLQMDDLIGTINDNHVPRNDTGGCSSVAFKNPQHTILGHTEDAFTETLNHFYIMSAHIIPTPEDREHGAVEERFSSLCYAGHMPGYTMGYNENGMVFSINTLSPLLLKPGNTPRTFITRKLLSAKSFPDAERILRDEGLGIGNGFSVNMIWTDTWGDTKLYNVEVAPDLKGDRSLVHVQKYDQDTLVHCNIYNRINVIEVIGEIVGSSKSRLKAIHAHAAPKTRGDIAEILSDVTGKDFQVFSMQKDAIIKTIAAGIFDVEKRTWSIYIDKPSISEPVAVLPIRFSELESNK, encoded by the exons GTACGGCAGTATGTGAGATACAACTCGGGAGACGCCATGCGGTCCCTGTTATATACGTAAGAGGCTCCCATTATGAAGTCGGCTTCGATGTG GGTCGCACATTCTCCTCCATCATCAAGAGCTTCATATCAAATTACGCTAATCTACGTGACTTTGAGCGCGAATACAAAACTGATACTGGCCGGAATGCGTACGATAAGACCCTGGCTAACATGGAGAAGCGATTCCCTTACTACGTTAAGGAGATCAGGGGTGTTGCTGATGGAGCTAACGTTCCTTTCTATCAG CTATTCCTCCTGCAAATGGATGACTTGATTGGAACCATCAACGACAACCACGTCCCACGGAACGACACCGGAGGCTGCAGTTCTGTCGCCTTCAAGAACCCACAACAT ACTATACTTGGACACACAGAGGATGCATTTACCGAAACCCTAAATCACTTCTACATTATGTCGGCGCACATCATTCCAACTCCCGAAGACAGGGAGCACGGG GCAGTAGAGGAACGGTTCTCGTCTTTATGCTACGCTGGTCACATGCCCGGGTACACCATGGGCTACAATGAAAACGGAATGGTGTTTTCCATCAACACGCTCAGCCCACTTCTGCTAAAGCCTGGAAACACTC CTCGCACATTTATAACCAGAAAGCTTCTGTCCGCCAAGAGTTTCCCGGATGCGGAACGGATCCTCCGTGACGAAGGCCTAGGAATCGGCAACGGTTTTTCGGTAAATATGATTTGGACAGACACCTGGGGGGATACCAAGCTTTACAATGTGGAAGTCGCCCCCGACCTCAAGGGAGACCGCTCGCTCGTCCACGTTCAGAAATACGACCAGGACACACTAGTACACTGtaatat TTACAACCGCATTAACGTGATTGAAGTGATTGGCGAAATAGTTGGCAGTAGCAAGTCCCGACTGAAGGCGATACACGCTCATGCTGCCCCCAAGACCAGAGGTGATATAGCTGAGATACTCTCTGATGTCACCGGCAAAGACTTCCAAGTGTTCTCGATGCAGAAGGACGCTATTATCAAGACCATCGCTGCTG GTATATTCGACGTAGAAAAAAGAACGTGGAGTATTTATATCGACAAACCCAGCATTTCGGAGCCCGTTGCAGTGCTGCCCATCAGATTCTCCGAGCTCGagtctaataaataa
- the LOC101742318 gene encoding selenoprotein K, which produces MVYVTGDGTIVEKTPFSFMGWFWALLNFFSLLFHTLIDSNYNKHGKKYTRDFRPPGSGPPKPPTKKFGGFGPSGSGPSPPPMGGCGCGG; this is translated from the exons ATGGTTTACGTTACAGGAG ATGGGACTATTGTGGAGAAGACTCCTTTCAGTTTCATGGGCTGGTTCTGGGCCTTGCTGAACTTCTTCTCATTGTT GTTCCACACCCTGATAGATTCTAACTATAATAAACATGGCAAAAAATACACAAGGGATTTCAGACCACCAGGAAGTGG GCCTCCTAAACCACCAACCAAAAAGTTTGGGGGCTTTGGTCCATCTGGCTCTGGGCCCTCACCACCACCTATGGGAGGCTGCGGCTGTGGTGGATAA
- the LOC732936 gene encoding haloacid dehalogenase (The RefSeq protein has 1 substitution compared to this genomic sequence): MCLQGIRLVTFDATNTLLKFKMVPSQYYTKMARTYGYRGSESDAQNKMRENFKMMWEQHPNFGRNSILWEEWWRQVVKLTLQDHLPVGADTRSLGNTLINDFKTSKCWDVAAGSDTLLQIIKKKGIAIGVISNSDPRLYDILQNLGLSKYFDFILTSYDCGFSKPDSRIFQEALLRCKEITKASESLHIGDDLEKDYIGARESGWHALLISNNETKIPPAKDHVFANIDLLSIAISQNKLKLV, encoded by the coding sequence ATGTGTCTGCAGGGTATAAGGTTAGTCACTTTCGATGCGACGAACACcctattaaaattcaaaatggtACCCTCGCAATATTACACAAAGATTGCACGTACATATGGTTACAGGGGAAGCGAAAGTGATGCTCAAAATAAGATGAGGGAAAACTTTAAAATGATGTGGGAACAGCATCCTAATTTTGGAAGGAATTCTATCCTCTGGGAAGAATGGTGGCGACAAGTGGTCAAGCTAACTTTACAAGATCATCTTCCAGTGGGTGCTGACACAAGAAGCTTAGGGAACACTTTAATCAATGATTTCAAAACCTCCAAATGTTGGGATGTAGCGGCTGGAAGCGATACATTGctgcaaataataaaaaagaagggGATAGCTATAGGAGTGATTTCGAATTCAGACCCTCGTCTTTACGATATTCTTCAAAATTTAGgcttaagtaaatattttgatttcattttaacCTCTTATGATTGTGGATTTAGTAAACCTGATAGTAGAATATTTCAAGAAGCTCTTCTACGATGTAAAGAGATAACTAAGGCAAGTGAATCTTTGCATATCGGTGATGATCTTGAGAAGGATTACATTGGTGCAAGAGAATCTGGCTGGCATGCATTACTGATATCAAATAATGAAACCAAGATACCACCAGCTAAGGATCATGTGTTCGCAAATATAGATCTATTAAGTATAGCCATTAGTCAAAATAAACTTAAGttagtttaa
- the LOC101742469 gene encoding ephrin type-B receptor 1-B → MIWLIVVTALASVHGEQVLLLDTTAEDTLGWTRFSYGAQASTAGWLEESYTNFEKQINWRSYVVCDVAHHNVNNWLWTPFIERRNANRIYIEIKFTIRDCSLFPGNALSCKETFSLLYYEFDVATREQPPWEPESYKLVGRIAAGEGRFNTNSEVDINTEVKSIAVTKKGVYFAFRDQGACISILAVKVYYITCPDVNINFARFPATPTGREVTVIEQANGTCVANAEVAPGEKAPVYLCKGDGKWTLPSGSCKCRAGFEPDHNNQICTECAPGKFKSHTGDEHCIPCPDHSESTIYAAAECKCTPKYYRAKKDPKTIPCTQPPSAPDNLTVTFADQFSISLTWQPPHNTGGRSDITYKISCANCGPTVEFRPGETGLNSTRVTISGLDPVTEYKFQVYAENGVSELSPDPAKHIEITAVTEASVVSVVSKLRILNTESDRLTIAWNPPQVDLTDPDDTIESYEVKCFPKDSQDKNTNTTLRITKDPQVTITGLRKDTEYGIRVRAKMKRGWGEFSGIVYARTNSVTETSFIDEEGAQVRLVAGVMVAVVVLTVIAIIATVLFLRSRADDECDKKQPSDCNALNYRNGEVYTGPDRPAKTSSNATTPLFAGTGSRTYIDPHTYEDPNQAVREFAREIDASCITIEAIIGGGEFGDVCRGKLKLPASCGPEIDVAIKTLKPGSTERARRDFLAEASIMGQFEHPNVIFLQGVVTKCNPIMIITEFMENGSLDTFLRANDGKFRVLQLVGMLRGIATGMQYLSEMNYIHRDLAARNVLVNSQLVCKIADFGLSREIESTADGAYTTRGGKIPVRWTAPEAIAFRKFTSASDVWSMGIVCWEVMSFGERPYWNWSNQDVIKSIEKGYRLPAPMDCPEAVYQLMLDCWQKERTHRPTFSSIVKTLDKLIRCPDTLRKIAQNRSADPLAGDTPDLIQFTSVEEWLECIKMSRYIEKFRAAGISDMDAVVDLTVHQLASLGVTLVGHQKKIMNSVQSMRAQIRGSGPYGFLV, encoded by the coding sequence ATGATTTGGCTGATAGTAGTGACGGCCTTGGCTAGCGTGCATGGCGAACAAGTGCTGCTTCTCGACACTACAGCAGAAGATACTCTAGGCTGGACCCGGTTCTCGTATGGTGCGCAGGCTAGCACTGCCGGCTGGCTCGAAGAATCTTACACTAActttgaaaaacaaataaactggCGCTCCTATGTGGTCTGTGACGTCGCCCACCATAATGTGAATAACTGGCTCTGGACCCCGTTCATCGAACGCAGAAATGCCAATAGAATCTACATAGAAATCAAGTTTACTATTCGTGATTGCTCACTTTTCCCAGGAAATGCATTGAGTTGTAAAGAAACATTCAGTCTCTTGTATTATGAATTTGATGTTGCCACTAGAGAACAACCTCCCTGGGAGCCCGAGAGTTACAAGTTAGTTGGCCGCATCGCCGCAGGGGAAGGCAGATTTAACACTAACTCTGAAGTGGACATCAACACTGAAGTGAAGAGTATTGCAGTCACAAAGAAAGGTGTGTATTTTGCATTTAGAGATCAAGGAGCCTGCATATCTATTTTGGCAGTGAAAGTCTATTACATCACATGTCCTGATGTCAACATTAACTTTGCAAGATTCCCTGCCACTCCCACTGGCAGGGAAGTTACGGTTATTGAACAAGCCAATGGAACTTGTGTTGCTAATGCTGAGGTTGCTCCTGGTGAAAAAGCCCCTGTTTATTTATGCAAGGGTGATGGCAAATGGACCCTTCCCAGTGGCTCTTGCAAATGCAGGGCAGGCTTTGAACCTGACCACAACAATCAAATTTGTACAGAATGTGCACCTGGAAAATTTAAATCTCACACTGGTGACGAACACTGCATCCCGTGCCCTGATCATTCTGAGTCAACCATATATGCTGCTGCTGAATGTAAATGTACTCCAAAATACTATAGAGCTAAGAAAGACCCAAAAACCATACCCTGTACTCAACCACCTTCAGCACCTGATAATTTGACTGTAACATTTGCTGATCAGTTTTCTATTTCTCTTACTTGGCAACCGCCACATAATACTGGCGGAAGAAGTGATATTACATATAAGATTTCATGTGCCAATTGCGGCCCCACTGTGGAATTTAGACCAGGAGAGACTGGCCTTAATAGTACACGAGTTACAATTAGTGGTCTAGATCCAGTAACTGAATACAAGTTTCAAGTTTATGCAGAAAATGGAGTATCTGAACTCTCTCCTGATCCTGCAAAACACATAGAAATCACAGCAGTAACTGAAGCCTCTGTAGTGAGTGTAGTGTCAAAATTGAGGATTTTGAACACAGAAAGTGATAGGTTAACAATTGCTTGGAATCCACCACAAGTAGACTTAACTGATCCTGATGACACTATAGAGAGCTATGAAGTGAAATGCTTTCCAAAAGACAGTCAAGACAAGAATACCAACACCACCCTGAGGATTACTAAGGACCCACAGGTCACCATTACAGGATTAAGAAAAGACACTGAATATGGCATTAGGGTCAGAGCCAAGATGAAGAGAGGATGGGGAGAATTCAGTGGAATTGTATATGCTCGAACCAATTCTGTTACTGAAACTTCATTCATTGACGAAGAAGGAGCTCAAGTTAGATTAGTTGCTGGTGTTATGGTGGCAGTAGTTGTCCTCACAGTGATTGCCATCATTgctactgttttatttttgagaTCTCGTGCTGATGATGAATGTGATAAAAAACAACCTAGTGATTGTAATGCTCTTAATTATAGAAATGGAGAAGTTTACACAGGACCTGATCGTCCTGCTAAGACAAGCAGCAATGCTACCACTCCTCTTTTTGCTGGcactggttccaggacttacaTAGACCCTCATACATATGAAGACCCCAATCAAGCTGTCAGAGAATTTGCACGTGAGATTGATGCATCATGTATTACTATTGAAGCAATAATAGGTGGTGGTGAATTTGGAGATGTTTGTCGTGGCAAATTGAAACTTCCAGCTAGTTGTGGCCCAGAAATTGATGTTGCCATCAAGACATTAAAACCAGGCTCCACTGAACGAGCTCGACGTGATTTCCTGGCTGAAGCGTCTATAATGGGCCAATTTGAACATCCAAATGTGATATTCTTACAGGGAGTCGTCACAAAATGCAATCCAATCATGATTATTACTGAGTTCATGGAAAATGGATCTTTGGACACTTTCTTACGGGCGAATGATGGAAAATTTAGAGTGCTGCAATTGGTTGGTATGTTACGTGGTATCGCCACTGGAATGCAATATCTTTCAGAGATGAACTACATCCATCGTGACCTAGCTGCACGAAATGTACTTGTCAATTCTCAACTTGTTTGTAAGATAGCTGACTTTGGTCTCTCTCGTGAAATTGAATCTACTGCTGATGGAGCCTATACAACCCGTGGTGGAAAGATTCCAGTGCGATGGACAGCACCAGAAGCAATAGCATTTAGGAAATTTACTTCTGCCAGTGATGTCTGGTCTATGGGAATAGTGTGCTGGGAGGTAATGAGTTTTGGGGAACGACCTTATTGGAACTGGAGCAACCAAGATGTGattaaatcaattgaaaaaGGATATCGTCTACCAGCTCCTATGGACTGTCCTGAGGCTGTGTATCAGCTGATGCTTGATTGCTGGCAGAAAGAACGAACACACAGACCAACTTTTTCAAGCATTGTGAAGACACTAGATAAATTAATTCGTTGCCCAGATACATTGAGAAAGATTGCCCAAAACCGTTCAGCAGACCCTTTAGCAGGCGATACTCCAGACTTGATTCAGTTTACATCAGTGGAAGAATGGCTTGAATGCATAAAAATGTCACGGTACATCGAGAAGTTTCGAGCGGCGGGCATTTCCGACATGGATGCGGTGGTCGACTTGACTGTGCATCAGCTGGCATCTCTCGGCGTGACTCTTGTCGGTCATCAGAAGAAGATTATGAATAGTGTGCAGAGCATGCGGGCTCAGATCCGGGGCAGCGGTCCTTACGGATTTCTTGTATAG
- the tan gene encoding tan protein: MRELNGTAVCEIQLGRRHAVPVIYVRGSHYEVGFDVGRTFSSIIKSFISNYANLRDFEREYKTDTGRNAYDKTLANMEKRFPYYVKEIRGVADGANVPFYQLFLLQMDDLIGTINDNHVPRNDTGGCSSVAFKNPQHTILGHTEDAFTETLNHFYIMSAHIIPTPEDREHGAVEERFSSLCYAGHMPGYTMGYNENGMVFSINTLSPLLLKPGNTPRTFITRKLLSAKSFPDAERILRDEGLGIGNGFSVNMIWTDTWGDTKLYNVEVAPDLKGDRSLVHVQKYDQDTLVHCNIYNRINVIEVIGEIVGSSKSRLKAIHAHAAPKTRGDIAEILSDVTGKDFQVFSMQKDAIIKTIAAGIFDVEKRTWSIYIDKPSISEPVAVLPIRFSELESNK, translated from the exons GTACGGCAGTATGTGAGATACAACTCGGGAGACGCCATGCGGTCCCTGTTATATACGTAAGAGGCTCCCATTATGAAGTCGGCTTCGATGTG GGTCGCACATTCTCCTCCATCATCAAGAGCTTCATATCAAATTACGCTAATCTACGTGACTTTGAGCGCGAATACAAAACTGATACTGGCCGGAATGCGTACGATAAGACCCTGGCTAACATGGAGAAGCGATTCCCTTACTACGTTAAGGAGATCAGGGGTGTTGCTGATGGAGCTAACGTTCCTTTCTATCAG CTATTCCTCCTGCAAATGGATGACTTGATTGGAACCATCAACGACAACCACGTCCCACGGAACGACACCGGAGGCTGCAGTTCTGTCGCCTTCAAGAACCCACAACAT ACTATACTTGGACACACAGAGGATGCATTTACCGAAACCCTAAATCACTTCTACATTATGTCGGCGCACATCATTCCAACTCCCGAAGACAGGGAGCACGGG GCAGTAGAGGAACGGTTCTCGTCTTTATGCTACGCTGGTCACATGCCCGGGTACACCATGGGCTACAATGAAAACGGAATGGTGTTTTCCATCAACACGCTCAGCCCACTTCTGCTAAAGCCTGGAAACACTC CTCGCACATTTATAACCAGAAAGCTTCTGTCCGCCAAGAGTTTCCCGGATGCGGAACGGATCCTCCGTGACGAAGGCCTAGGAATCGGCAACGGTTTTTCGGTAAATATGATTTGGACAGACACCTGGGGGGATACCAAGCTTTACAATGTGGAAGTCGCCCCCGACCTCAAGGGAGACCGCTCGCTCGTCCACGTTCAGAAATACGACCAGGACACACTAGTACACTGtaatat TTACAACCGCATTAACGTGATTGAAGTGATTGGCGAAATAGTTGGCAGTAGCAAGTCCCGACTGAAGGCGATACACGCTCATGCTGCCCCCAAGACCAGAGGTGATATAGCTGAGATACTCTCTGATGTCACCGGCAAAGACTTCCAAGTGTTCTCGATGCAGAAGGACGCTATTATCAAGACCATCGCTGCTG GTATATTCGACGTAGAAAAAAGAACGTGGAGTATTTATATCGACAAACCCAGCATTTCGGAGCCCGTTGCAGTGCTGCCCATCAGATTCTCCGAGCTCGagtctaataaataa
- the LOC732936 gene encoding haloacid dehalogenase isoform X1, whose translation MCLQGIRGSESDAQNKMRENFKMMWEQHPNFGRNSILWEEWWRQVVKLTLQDHLPVGADTRSLGNTLINDFKTSKCWDVAAGSDTLLQIIKKKGIAIGVISNSDPRLYDILQNLGLSKYFDFILTSYDCGFSKPDSRIFQEALLRCKEITKASESLHIGDDLEKDYIGARESGWHALLISNNETKIPPAKDHVFANIDLLSIAISQNKLKLV comes from the exons ATGTGTCTGCAGGGTATAAG GGGAAGCGAAAGTGATGCTCAAAATAAGATGAGGGAAAACTTTAAAATGATGTGGGAACAGCATCCTAATTTTGGAAGGAATTCTATCCTCTGGGAAGAATGGTGGCGACAAGTGGTCAAGCTAACTTTACAAGATCATCTTCCAGTGGGTGCTGACACAAGAAGCTTAGGGAACACTTTAATCAATGATTTCAAAACCTCCAAATGTTGGGATGTAGCGGCTGGAAGCGATACATTGctgcaaataataaaaaagaagggGATAGCTATAGGAGTGATTTCGAATTCAGACCCTCGTCTTTACGATATTCTTCAAAATTTAGgcttaagtaaatattttgatttcattttaacCTCTTATGATTGTGGATTTAGTAAACCTGATAGTAGAATATTTCAAGAAGCTCTTCTACGATGTAAAGAGATAACTAAGGCAAGTGAATCTTTGCATATCGGTGATGATCTTGAGAAGGATTACATTGGTGCAAGAGAATCTGGCTGGCATGCATTACTGATATCAAATAATGAAACCAAGATACCACCAGCTAAGGATCATGTGTTCGCAAATATAGATCTATTAAGTATAGCCATTAGTCAAAATAAACTTAAGttagtttaa